GATTGTGGAAGTGATGCAGCACGAATTTGGGAAGGTTGAAAAAAGAATTGGTGAGCATGATAAGAAATTTGATTCTTTACACGAACAAATTGCCTTGCTTCATGAAGGTCAGACTGCGATCCGGACAGAATTACGGCAGAAGCCATCGCTTGATGTTATCGGAGAATTGGAACGGCGTGTGACCCGGCTGGAAAATAAAGTCGCCTAAATAATTGTCAACCCAACCCCCGCGAGATAAAAATCCACGGGTTTACACCCGTGGTATTTTTGTCGAGAGATGTTCGCCTTTGGCGATATTTTCACTTGCTTCATCGATGGACTTATGTCCATCGTGTTTGCACTAGCACGATAATATCTTGCGGGGTTTTTATTTTGTGCCTTTATCTCTTGTTACTTTTAGTTTTTCGCCGGGTAAGCCTGTGGATTTTTATCCCAAAATGATTTTGGCTTTTCACCGTGGGCTCCGTGCCCTCCGTGGTGAAAGCTTTTTAATTGAGGACGTCGTTCGGATGATCAATTTACCCCAGGGAGGCTCCGCACTTGGGGCATTTGAGTGATTTGGTCCGAAAGCCGGGTCTGGGCGGGACATCTGTTTTGCACTTGGGGCATTGGATTAATCCGTTGGTTTTGGTTTGAGCAAAGCCGGTGTTGCTTGATTTTCCTCGCGCGTTTTTAGGATTTTTATCCATTCTGATGGGGTTCTGTCCGTTTCTCTTAGGCATTGGCTTCCTCCGCGTTGTCTGTTTCGAGCAGGAAAAATTTTTGCTCTGACTCAGGAACCAGTTTACTATGAAACCCGGATTTTATAATGATTTTTTTTAAAAGCAAGTAATGTCCTTCTGCCAAATGTACGCGTATACCCCTAAAAAAATCTGGCTGAACAGCATAAGGCAAGGTACAATTTGTGCATTCCGTTTGTAGGGGAATTCAGATTATGGGGTAATAAAAAGGAGACGAAGATGCCTACCAGGATAAGAATTATTCCGAAAACCCAACATGAATCACGCAGTGCAATGGATGCAGTGAATACCGGCGGCTGGGTAGTATTGGCAGCCGGGGTGGTTTTACTGGTTGCGCCGCTGGCTTTGAATATTGTGATTGCAGTAAGCTTTGTGGCTTCAGGTGTTACGCTGCTGATGAAGCGCATCCGGGGGGATGTCGGGACCGTGATTGCCGGCAGCATCCTGATGGCGTTTGGCATACTCACGCTCGTCTGGCCCACGGTTTTGAATTATTTCGTGATTGCATTGCTGCTGTTTTTTCACGCGCTGGTCAATACCTGGATGTTTTACTGGGGATATCGGTCCTGGGCCTGGATTTATTTAGGCGTGGCCTTCATGGTGGGAATTTTATTGCTGCTATTTCCCACCATACTTAATTATTTGCTGGGTGTCTACCTGCTGTTGACAGGTGTCTACTTGCTTGCCTGGCGCTGGCGCTTGCGAACGTTTACAAAATAAGGGGTGTGTCAGCTGTCCCATTTGGCATGCCATAGCCAGTTATCATTTTCATTTGACTTGGTGACTTTGGAATTTACAGCACCTGCCAATTCCAACAAGCCGGCAATATACCCACAGGTCGCCTCGGCAAAATTCTCCGGAAGATCAGGGTAACCGGTGACCTGAAAAGAAGCGCTGTGCTCGGTTTTGTTGATGACGGTACCCGTGCCGCCGCTGTGATAGGTTCGCCATACATTGGCGGCTTTTTTTAAAATAGTATGCGGTGATATTAATTTGAATACCAGGCGGTAAATGTTATTCACGCTGCTTTTAGCCAGATCAAGGCCTACCTGATACAATTGTTTGTCGTGCGGGAGGTCGGCATAACATAATTGGGAGGTTAATTCAAAAAGTTTGTTAGCGAAAGCGATCGGCACCCAGGAAACTTCCAATGTTTTATTATAATGCTGTTGTTCTTCTGTATTTAATTGGCTGAGAAGCTCAGTTTCTTTACCGGCTTTTTGGATTATTTTCCGGAGAAAAATAATACCGCCACCTTTGTAATTGAACATGGGACCAGTCCTTTTTTGTGTGTATTGTAGTATTATAGTGATAATTGATAGTGAG
This is a stretch of genomic DNA from bacterium. It encodes these proteins:
- a CDS encoding DUF3096 domain-containing protein, with the translated sequence MFYWGYRSWAWIYLGVAFMVGILLLLFPTILNYLLGVYLLLTGVYLLAWRWRLRTFTK